The Klebsiella sp. RHBSTW-00484 genome includes a window with the following:
- a CDS encoding YgdI/YgdR family lipoprotein produces the protein MQFKPLTAAIFTAAALFTIAGCSTNQSLKTTDGRTIVTDGKPQVDDDTGLVSYKNAETGRTEQINRDQVKSMDELDN, from the coding sequence ATGCAATTCAAACCACTCACTGCGGCAATTTTCACCGCCGCTGCACTGTTTACCATCGCCGGGTGTTCAACTAATCAGTCGCTAAAAACCACCGATGGCAGAACGATTGTGACCGATGGCAAACCGCAGGTAGATGATGATACCGGGCTGGTGTCCTATAAAAATGCTGAAACCGGCCGCACCGAGCAGATCAATCGCGATCAGGTGAAATCGATGGACGAACTGGATAACTAA
- a CDS encoding ROK family protein: protein MAILLFDWGGSAIKYGVWQQGALADTGSVKTPASWPEMKAQLMMLCQQFQQRYDIEGVSISAPGSVDALRGVIGGLSAIPYIHHFAIVEELETLFSLPVCIENDANSAGIAEAALGAGRDYQHVLFVIVGSGVGGAIVENKVLRRGSHRYAGEFGLMTLHDGQTFSELATAVAMARRYAQRMSLASDSLTGADVFRLAEEGDDIAQQEVAQFYHWMAVGLLNLQVCYDPDCLIIGGGISASDKIFAGIKQRLAELVQEKELAEFLPQVLLCQYRNEANLIGAAVSFEQKQRNSR from the coding sequence ATGGCAATTCTATTGTTTGACTGGGGTGGTAGCGCGATTAAGTATGGCGTCTGGCAGCAGGGCGCATTAGCTGATACCGGGTCGGTTAAGACTCCAGCCAGCTGGCCGGAGATGAAGGCGCAGCTGATGATGCTGTGCCAGCAATTTCAGCAGCGCTATGATATTGAGGGCGTTTCCATCAGCGCACCGGGGAGCGTCGATGCCCTGCGCGGGGTAATTGGCGGGCTGAGCGCCATCCCCTATATTCACCACTTTGCGATTGTCGAAGAGCTGGAGACATTATTCTCGCTGCCGGTGTGCATTGAAAACGACGCCAATTCGGCGGGTATCGCCGAAGCGGCGCTGGGGGCGGGGCGGGACTACCAGCACGTGTTGTTTGTGATCGTCGGTTCCGGCGTAGGCGGCGCGATTGTTGAAAATAAGGTTCTGCGGCGCGGCAGCCATCGCTATGCGGGAGAGTTTGGCCTGATGACGCTTCACGATGGGCAAACCTTTAGCGAGCTGGCGACCGCGGTGGCGATGGCGCGACGTTACGCGCAGAGAATGTCGCTGGCGTCAGACTCGCTCACCGGCGCTGACGTTTTTCGCCTTGCGGAAGAAGGCGATGATATTGCACAGCAGGAAGTGGCGCAGTTTTACCACTGGATGGCGGTGGGCTTACTCAATTTACAGGTCTGCTATGACCCGGATTGCCTGATTATCGGCGGCGGTATCTCCGCCAGCGATAAGATTTTTGCCGGTATTAAGCAGCGCCTGGCTGAACTGGTGCAAGAGAAAGAACTGGCAGAATTCCTGCCGCAGGTTCTGCTCTGCCAGTATCGCAACGAGGCCAACCTGATTGGCGCGGCGGTGAGCTTCGAGCAAAAACAAAGGAATTCGCGCTAA
- a CDS encoding YhcH/YjgK/YiaL family protein yields the protein MIIDTLTAAAQNSFYPPVIRKALQAVLQQEPHTLPPGKYTVDGDNLFFTVVEGSTKPLAEQRPEYHRQYIDIHIVLRGEEVIGAGNKGLEIVDDGPFNTAHDIGFCQAISSETLIHLHPEELAILFPGELHRPMAAMDAGAPLRKIIVKIDCALL from the coding sequence ATGATTATTGATACCTTAACCGCCGCCGCCCAAAATAGCTTTTACCCACCGGTTATCCGCAAAGCGCTGCAGGCGGTTTTGCAACAGGAGCCGCACACCCTGCCTCCGGGAAAATATACCGTTGATGGCGATAATCTGTTTTTTACCGTTGTTGAAGGCAGCACTAAACCACTGGCGGAGCAGCGCCCGGAATATCATCGTCAGTACATAGATATTCATATTGTGCTGAGAGGTGAGGAGGTTATCGGTGCCGGTAACAAGGGTCTGGAGATCGTTGACGATGGGCCGTTTAATACCGCGCATGATATTGGCTTTTGCCAGGCAATCAGCAGCGAAACGCTGATTCACCTACATCCTGAAGAGCTGGCAATCCTGTTCCCAGGCGAACTACACCGGCCCATGGCCGCGATGGATGCAGGCGCACCGTTGCGCAAAATTATCGTCAAAATTGACTGCGCCTTACTTTAA